A stretch of the Thermus thermophilus genome encodes the following:
- the cbaA gene encoding ba3-type cytochrome C oxidase subunit I: MAVRSGEIGRIYEAYPEKKATLYFLVLGFLALIVGSLFGPFQALNYGNVDAYPLLKRLLPFVQSYYQGLTLHGVLNAIVFTQLFAQAIMVYLPARELNMRPNMGLMWLSWWMAFIGLVVAALPLLANEATVLYTFYPPLKGHWAFYLGASLFVLSTWVSIYLVLDLWRRWKAENPGKVTPLVTYMAVVFWLMWFLASIGLVLEAVLFLLPWSFGLIQGVDPLIARTLFWWTGHPIVYFWLLPAYAIIYTILPKQAGGKLVSDPMARLAFLLFLLLSTPVGFHHQFADPGIDPTWKMIHSVLTLFVAVPSLMTAFTIAASLEFAGRMRGGKGLFGWIRTLPWDNPAFVAPVLGLLGFIPGGAGGIVNASFTLDYVVHNTAWVPGHFHLQVASLVTLTAMGSLYWLLPNLTGKPISDAQRRLGLAVVWLWFLGMMVMAVGLHWQGLLNVPRRTYIAQVPDAYSHAAVPMVFNVLAGIVLLVALLLFIYGLFSVLLGRERRVELAEAPLPFAEVLSGPEDRRLVQAMDRIGFWFAVAAILVVLAYGPTLVQLFSHLNPVPGWRLW; encoded by the coding sequence ATGGCGGTGCGTAGCGGCGAAATCGGCCGGATCTACGAGGCCTATCCGGAGAAGAAGGCGACCCTCTACTTCCTGGTCCTGGGCTTCCTCGCCCTCATCGTGGGAAGCCTCTTCGGCCCCTTCCAGGCCCTGAACTACGGGAACGTGGACGCCTATCCCCTTCTCAAGCGCCTCCTTCCCTTCGTCCAGTCCTACTACCAGGGCCTGACCCTGCACGGGGTCTTGAACGCCATCGTCTTCACCCAGCTCTTCGCCCAGGCCATCATGGTCTACCTGCCCGCTAGAGAGCTGAACATGCGGCCCAACATGGGCCTCATGTGGCTCTCCTGGTGGATGGCCTTCATCGGGCTCGTGGTGGCCGCCCTTCCCCTTCTCGCCAACGAGGCCACGGTGCTTTACACCTTCTACCCGCCCCTCAAGGGGCACTGGGCCTTCTACCTGGGGGCGAGCCTTTTCGTCCTCTCCACCTGGGTGAGCATCTACCTCGTCCTGGACCTCTGGCGGCGCTGGAAGGCGGAGAACCCGGGGAAGGTGACCCCCTTGGTCACCTACATGGCCGTGGTCTTCTGGCTCATGTGGTTCCTCGCCTCCATCGGGCTCGTGCTGGAGGCGGTCCTCTTCCTCCTGCCCTGGTCCTTCGGCCTGATCCAGGGCGTTGACCCCCTTATCGCCCGCACCCTCTTCTGGTGGACAGGCCACCCCATCGTCTACTTCTGGCTCCTGCCCGCTTACGCCATCATCTACACCATCCTTCCCAAGCAGGCCGGGGGGAAGCTGGTCTCCGACCCCATGGCCCGCCTCGCCTTCCTCCTCTTCCTCCTCCTCTCCACCCCCGTGGGCTTCCACCACCAGTTCGCCGACCCCGGGATTGACCCCACCTGGAAGATGATCCACTCCGTCCTCACCCTCTTCGTGGCCGTGCCGAGCCTCATGACCGCCTTTACCATCGCGGCGAGCCTGGAGTTCGCGGGGCGCATGCGGGGCGGCAAGGGGCTTTTCGGCTGGATCCGGACCCTCCCCTGGGACAACCCCGCCTTCGTGGCCCCGGTCCTGGGCCTCCTCGGCTTCATCCCCGGGGGCGCCGGGGGCATCGTGAACGCCAGCTTCACCCTGGACTATGTGGTGCACAACACCGCCTGGGTCCCCGGCCACTTCCACCTCCAGGTGGCGAGCCTCGTGACCCTCACCGCCATGGGCTCCCTCTACTGGCTCCTCCCCAACCTCACGGGCAAGCCCATCTCCGATGCGCAAAGGCGGCTCGGCCTGGCGGTGGTGTGGCTCTGGTTCCTCGGCATGATGGTCATGGCGGTGGGCCTCCACTGGCAGGGCCTTCTCAACGTGCCCCGGCGGACCTACATCGCCCAGGTGCCGGACGCCTACTCCCATGCGGCGGTCCCCATGGTGTTCAACGTCCTGGCGGGGATCGTCCTCCTGGTGGCGCTCCTCCTCTTCATCTACGGGCTTTTCAGCGTCCTTTTGGGCCGGGAGCGCCGCGTGGAGCTCGCCGAAGCCCCCCTTCCCTTCGCCGAGGTCCTCTCCGGCCCCGAGGACCGCAGGCTCGTCCAGGCCATGGACCGGATCGGCTTCTGGTTCGCCGTGGCGGCAATCCTCGTGGTCCTGGCCTACGGGCCCACCCTGGTGCAGCTTTTCAGCCACCTCAACCCCGTGCCGGGGTGGCGGCTCTGGTAG
- the cbaB gene encoding ba3-type cytochrome C oxidase subunit II — MVDEHKAHKAILAYEKGWLAFSLAMLFVFIALIAYTLATHTAGVIPAGKLERVDPTTVRQEGPWADPAQAVVQTGPNQYTVYVLAFAFGYQPNPIEVPQGAEIVFKITSPDVIHGFHVEGTNINVEVLPGEVSTVRYTFKRPGEYRIICNQYCGLGHQNMFGTIVVKE; from the coding sequence ATGGTGGACGAGCACAAGGCCCACAAGGCGATCCTGGCTTACGAGAAGGGGTGGCTCGCCTTCTCCTTGGCGATGCTCTTCGTCTTCATCGCCCTCATCGCCTACACCCTGGCCACCCACACCGCCGGGGTCATCCCCGCGGGGAAGCTGGAGCGCGTGGACCCCACCACGGTAAGGCAGGAAGGCCCCTGGGCCGACCCGGCCCAGGCGGTGGTGCAGACCGGCCCCAACCAGTACACGGTCTACGTCCTGGCCTTTGCCTTCGGCTACCAGCCGAACCCCATTGAGGTGCCCCAAGGGGCGGAGATCGTCTTCAAGATCACGAGCCCGGACGTGATCCACGGCTTCCACGTGGAGGGCACCAACATCAACGTGGAGGTGCTCCCGGGCGAGGTCTCCACCGTGCGCTACACCTTCAAAAGACCCGGGGAGTACCGCATCATCTGCAACCAGTACTGCGGCTTAGGCCACCAGAACATGTTCGGCACGATCGTGGTGAAGGAGTGA
- the cbaD gene encoding ctochrome c oxidase polypeptide 2A, which produces MEEKPKGALAVILVLTLTILVFWLGVYAVFFARG; this is translated from the coding sequence ATGGAGGAAAAACCCAAAGGCGCACTGGCGGTCATCCTGGTCTTGACCCTCACCATCCTGGTCTTCTGGCTGGGGGTGTACGCCGTTTTCTTCGCTAGGGGGTAG
- a CDS encoding GTP-binding protein has translation MSTINFANREINFKIVYYGPGLSGKTTNLKWIYSKVPEGRKGEMVSLATEDERTLFFDFLPLDLGEVKGFKTRFHLYTVPGQVFYNASRKLILRGVDGIVFVADSAPNRLRANAESMRNMRENLAEYGLTLDDVPIVVQVNKRDLPDALPVEMVRAVVDPEGKFPVLEAVATEGKGVFETLKEVSRLVLARVAGGS, from the coding sequence ATGAGCACCATCAACTTCGCCAACCGGGAGATCAACTTCAAGATCGTCTACTACGGTCCCGGCCTCTCCGGAAAAACCACCAATCTGAAATGGATCTACAGCAAGGTGCCCGAGGGGCGCAAAGGGGAAATGGTCTCCCTGGCCACGGAGGACGAGCGCACCCTCTTCTTTGACTTCCTTCCCCTGGACCTCGGGGAGGTGAAGGGCTTCAAGACCCGGTTCCACCTCTACACCGTGCCGGGCCAGGTGTTCTACAACGCAAGCCGCAAGCTCATCCTGAGGGGCGTGGACGGGATCGTCTTCGTGGCCGACTCCGCGCCGAACCGCCTTAGGGCCAACGCCGAGAGCATGCGCAACATGCGGGAGAACCTGGCCGAGTACGGCCTGACCTTGGACGACGTGCCCATCGTCGTCCAGGTAAACAAGCGGGACCTGCCGGACGCCCTGCCGGTGGAGATGGTCCGGGCCGTGGTGGACCCTGAGGGGAAGTTTCCCGTCCTCGAGGCGGTGGCCACCGAGGGCAAGGGGGTCTTTGAGACCCTCAAGGAGGTGAGCCGCCTGGTCCTCGCCCGCGTGGCGGGGGGGTCTTAA